The region ACCACATAAGCCCGCTGATCAACTCCGACTCGAACTTCTGGTTCTTGGTTAATTGTGGATACTGTCTGTACTGCGGCTCAATGTGCGGTCCGCCGCTGGCCCTGCAACCGAAAAACGCGCGTTAGATGTCTGCAATTAACCAGGCTGCACCAAAATACTGTTTATGTTCCTCCTGTGGATTTATGCTAACATATATTCGGGTAATTCCGCGGCTAGGCTAATGTTGTAACTAGCTTACTTTCTGCTGGTTATTCGTGCTGGGCCGTGCCTTAGCAGCCCGGTTCCGGCCCGTAGGACTCCGAACGCCCTTCCAAAGGAAGACATGATcgataatttattaaaacccCGTCCAGTAAGGGGTTAGATGTGGACGAAATGCTCCCGAAGTCACCTTCTCTGTCTAGTCAATAAACGACCTCGGAACAACGTCAGCTCCGATTGGACAGGAATTGACGTCACCGTTTGTGGATTCGGTTAACACGGCGCCCTCTGTCGGGCGTATAAACGTATTTCTCACAATGTTGGGATATAAATATAATGCCTGCGATGGCGTATTAGGGCCATTGCAGATTGAAAAGAAGGATTaatacatttccaccaaaaaacgTATAAAACTAGAGAAGAATTTGAGAAATTCTCtagaaacaacaagaaaatttctgagctccagaagtcaaaatatttgagcgcaaaaaaaaaaatcatattgaGATtaatcagagattttttttaatgtctgagtttaaaaattttttaatattctacaaaaatatcaagtttcaaaagaaaaaaaagagaaggtcaaaaagagttttttttccttagtAAATCTTCAAcctttcaaactcaaaaatgtctgttaattaagattaatctcaaaattcgaGTCTTTTCTAGCTAATTGTCAACCTTTCAAGCTCAAAAACTCCCATGTTTATTgtagaaaatatctgaaattattctcaaaatttctgaattattttgacaaaaatatattcctCTTTATGTACGCTGTTATATATACTTAATGGTTGATAATGTTTGgataaaacaaatctgtaaaactgGGCCTGACTTTATATAGGGCCTACTCACTTATCAATTTACAGTAAGTGgcataagtaaaataattttgttaggGCCCACATCTTCCTAAGTTCAGTCCTGGGCACTGGAGTAATAAATACAGCATTGTGTATAATCTATTCTGTATAATTGAGTCTTAGTTAAGGTAATTCTTGTGGTTGTCTTATAGAATGTTACTGTCTAGAAATGTGAGTAAAATGGCTTATTCCATTTGAAGTGACCTCAGATGCTTTAAGAATAAACTGGAAAAATTAGAAACTACACCTCCATTGACCAAGGAGcagtatatataaaataaaaaacctattATTTTTCCTGCTTAAAGAGGATGTGGACtggaaaatttaattaaatcataaatgtcattttaaaattataccTAGTTTAAGATTTTCATTGCCAACAGTAATCACTTATCTTGTCCACTAGATGGGGCTAAAcctaaactaatatttaaattgaataTGGTGTGTTCCAATTATCTTTAACACTATTACGGGAAAAATTTGGTGCTTGTGTAACGTAAATCTGGAACTGCTGGGATGATTTAATGTTTGCTGTCGTGTGTTGGACTTTCCCCgtatcagagaaaatatttatcttctcCACCAGCACAGctcaggaaaaaacaacaacccgaAAAGCCAAGTCATAAACTCAAGATCAACCTCTCGGTCTGAGGTCTTTCGGTTAAGAACAATCCAGGGCACGAAAACAGGAAATAACATTGCTTCGAGAACGCGCACGGCGCCGCCGCCCTaacaaggagagagagaaaaaaactggacGCCATCTTCTTTTAGGTCGAGATCCATcttcaccaaataaaaagaagggTACATCTCATGATTTGACAGCTATGCCGTATATTTTGTGTAGACACAACACGTTACCGACAATGGCTGTTTTAAATGGTAATTCATATGAATGCTTTGTCCCTAAACGGACATCAATGTGACATTGTTACCTAATGGCGCCTGGCCGTTAGTGCTCTCCGGTTGCGCCCCTCTCCCCTCTCAGCTCAGTGCCCGCCCACAAATACTAACTGCATGATGTCATCATAAACCaaccatttctttaaaaaaaaaaaagacagttttcatCACtcgctttttttctttctttctttttttaagggaCTATCACAATTCCCATATCCCACCATCAAGTCTTAACGTGAAGAAATCGAAATCATcttcaaaagaagaaataagaTGGCGATCGAAAAAAAATGCGTTCTTCTTTCCATGTAATTCGACCTGTGATGTCTGTGTCCTCAACGGCCGCAAATTTCCGACTTTTAAACCGGAGCAGAACAGACCGAGCCTTTTATACTGCTGCCGTCGTCCTCAAAGTTTGCGCGAGCACCAGCAGTTGCTGCTGTCTCGCAAAAAGGCGCATGCGCCAGTGGGTGCAGTTCAGGGTGGGGGAGGGTCGACGAATGGAAAGGATGAGAACATCCTCCCTGCACATATGATGTCAAAGGGATTTCTACATACACACTACTACTTTAGAGAGGTGCCCTTTGATTTTACTCTATACAACCTTACTTCAAGTAATACATTAAGTAATAGGGACTGGTAATACACATTTTACACTGAATTTAGCTgaacaaatgcatttatttttatttttctgatcatGCAGTGGACTTCAGACTACAAACACCCATTTAAAAGGCCAaattttgtgatgtaaaatgagaatttacattttttcccccacacagatcaagtgaaaaaacaaattaagcTCTTAGTAGGATAAAAACATCTAGCTACCTATATATGTAAACTTACTTCAAGTCTAGCATTCTCTTTTTAGCAACAACTCCATGTGGATTTGTTGAATGGTTTcttattaaatgtttcttgtGGAGTCTATTTGtccacaatttaattttatccCATAAAACACTGCTCTTGTGTAAGGAGGTTACATAACAGCTTAGCCTTCTGCTGAGTTGTTATGGATTTGGGTGATCCTTTACAAGCCTGCTACTACTAAATTCAAATCCTAgtattgtttaataaaaatgtacccCAATAAATACtgtgaaaatatattattacGTATAATATACAAGAagtaaaatgtgtgaaaagagCAATAGTAGGAATGGATCTCAAATTTAAAGGAATTAATATcttatttagtctttttatttatttatgcagtgGGGAGAAAATCATAGATTCACATGTATATACCATTTTTTGTATGAACTTGTAAGGTGAGTCCCCACTAAAACTAACTTCTCAAGAAAAGTgcaggattttgttttattattctgttctTTCCATCCTTGGTGGGGAAAATAGGaagcaggagaggaagcagTTAATTGGTTTAAACAAAACCTCCTGATAAAAACATTCCGACTCCTGACTTCACTTTCAAAAGATTATCACTTAGATAATGAcggtttaaaaacaacacaaagttactCTGGAGTCTATGATTTAAGCCATCAAAAACCATAcgtttaaagtgaaaaatgctaactaattttacatttagagttttttttattacatcatactctattttgttgttatataaatcatattttaatgctGGAATAAATGCATAATACATGGCCCACAATTCAACAGCCAtgcaaaaatggaaattattctaaaatgtaAAGCATGGTTAAGCTAAAAGAGAAATTATGCTGAAGTTGTACTAAAATGAAAGTTACTCTAAAACTAAACTTGCGCTAAAGTAAAAGTTGTGCTAAAACTGAAGTCATGCTAAAAGGGAAGGTGTTGTGTTGTggttttttgttattgtgttatgggttttgcattttgttgaccCTTCTAAGTCACCATATTATTCCACTTTAATCTCGGAAAAAAGTTTATTCTcgtcatttgtttttcaaacattttgacatAATTAACAGATTTTGCTTAAATTGTCTAAGCTGGGGAATAGTTATAAAACGCAAGGTAACATGGGTAAACAGTACCTATATAATTTACCCAGCAGCTCTATTTATCTAAATGAATACATACTGAAcgtttttatacaaaataatttgaCGTGGTGTAGCTGAACAGAAAGACATcctggagattttttttttttgaagactcGTTCTCGTGAACGCGCAAGGAGACCGATCACGGCGCCCCTGTCAAACGGAGAGTGTAGCCCCGCAGAATGTGGAGGCGGAGCCCGTTCGAGGGGGAGGCGGAGTCTCGGGAGTCCTGGCAGGGCCGCCATTTTTTGCACAGGGAAAAGAGACTGGTTTGAAGGGATCTAATTTCTAAAAGTCGCCGTTGACTGGGGCTCTAAGGCTTTTTCTAACGGTTTCGAGTCCATTTTTCGCTACATTTGAGGAGCCCCAACGTAAAACAACTGGCGCGTATTTTcttcagaaacaggaaaaggaaCCTTAAGAGAACACGTCtgaatacaaacattttaaacctaGGCTAGGAATCCGCAGTGTGTGTACTGAAGTATTGTTTTGGTTGTGGAAGCTGCGACTGGGGTCTCACCCAGGTCCCCATATTCGCTATTCAAAGCCTCCAGAGTGGACTTAAAAAGGTAAGTTAACTGTATTATGTGGCGATTATAGATTAAGGTTAAATGAAGCCTGAACGTGTATTGTTGTCTATAGTTAGCTAGCATGGTGTTACCTGCTAACATATCAGCTGAGAGTAGCTTGCTAACTCTCTCTTGAACCTTAGTAAATCAGAGTATCTAAGCGCTAAGTTTATTTCGCTTGTTTTATGGTGAGCAAACCTTTAAAAGTCTTACAAAAGACTATACATTTCTACTAAAATCATGGAAGTTCTCAAGCCAACTGACCATTTGCTAACTAGCGCATGCTACTATCTCAAATTAGCTTGACACAAACCGAATAAGGCTTTGACTTCTCATTTATAACCTAGTAATGCACTACGCCACCCATAAAAAGagtaaatattttgtagaagTCATAAACAGATTACAATGACAAGCGTTTGTAAAGTTAGAGCAGGGTTAATAATACTAATTTGGAGTAACGTAACATGAAAAAGCTACATTACATTGATCTGTCCACAGTCAAAACTCTCCATTGAGAACATTAACACTTCAGAGTGTCTGTTGGAAAACCCATCGGATGCTTTCCGATCAGCGGCCACACATGAACAGATGTGAAGTGGGAGTCACTCGGGTGTTTTAGTTTGACATGCTGACACTGCGGGCCATATTGCGCACAGTTTTATTCGCTTTTGTGTACATACATTAAATATGGGCAATGCGAGAGTCTATAACCCCATTGACCGACCGCGTTTTAGTGGAAATCTCCACCTCACTTGCATAGTAAATTAACTAGCGGGATTTTTGTCtgtcatatttacaaataaccCAATTTCATTACATCTAACCTCCGATCTTAACcttcatttgattttaattgcacaGAATTAGATTACCTCaatgcagattatttattttaaatatagagCAATCTTGCAGCCATATTGTGATCCCTTACACTACAGAGTGCAACACCCTTTATTACCATGCCGTTATATTGCTCTACATTTGATAAAAACCTGTCAACAAACGCGCTTGCTCGTTTTATTATGTTGCAAATGTAGTATTGGTATTTAAAGAACTAAGTAAGCGCTGCTTTTTGGAGTTGCCTCGCCTTACAGTATCATTTCCGTTCAGAAAAAAACCTATACAAAACCACCGCTCAAATCCGGAGAACAATGAGCCTTCAGATAAACCGATATGTTTAGTTTATGTCCCAGGCAACTTAGAGCAAAGCCAGTTGTTGAAATACCTTAAATGCTCGGGGTTGCATTACAGTTCC is a window of Gambusia affinis linkage group LG23, SWU_Gaff_1.0, whole genome shotgun sequence DNA encoding:
- the ndufb2 gene encoding NADH dehydrogenase [ubiquinone] 1 beta subcomplex subunit 2, mitochondrial isoform X1 — its product is MSSFGRAFGVLRAGTGLLRHGPARITSRKASGGPHIEPQYRQYPQLTKNQKFESELISGLMWFWILWHLWHDSDAVLGHFPWPDASKWTDEELGIPPDDEE